The genomic DNA AGGGCCACTGTGGGCGCTGCGAGGGCCAGGGCGAGGGCGAGCGCGGCGCGCCCGAGACGTGCGTGGGGGGCCATTATCAAGCCTTCTTGTTCCAGCGTCCGGACTCGTCCTGCTGCCAGTAGGCCACCGCGTGGCCGGCGTCCTTGGCCTGCTTCCACTGCTCGCGGGCGCGCAGCAGCGCGTCCTGGTCAGTCCCGTCGAACAGGATGCAGATCCGCTCGTACTGCCCGGCGTCGGGCGGCAGGTCGGCGCCCTCCACCAGGAAGCGGATCGAGGCGGTGTTGGGATTCACGTCCCGGAGCGTGAGCACCACCGGCTGGCTCGCGGCGTCGGGCTCGCGGTCGGTGCCGTGCGGCAGGAAGCTCTCGTCGGAATAGGTCCAGAGGTGGTCGTCGAGCGCCTGCAGGCGCTCCTCGCTCGCCGCCTGGATCGCGGCCTGCCAGCCGCGGTCCAGCGAGCGCTCGACGAGGTTCGGCAGCACCTTCTCCAGGGGCTGCCGCTGCATGTGGTAGAAGAGGATCTCGGTCACGGCACCGAGGATATAGGGCCGCGGGCCGCCGCGCGAGCAGCGGCGCGCCGCCGCGGCCTCAGACCAGGCGGCTCTGCTCGATCGCGGCGCCGACGAAGCCCTTGAACAGCGGGTGCGGCTCGAACGGGCGCGACTTCAGCTCCGGATGGAACTGCACGCCGATGAACCACGGGTGCCCGACATGCTCCACCGTCTCGGGCAACAGGCCGTCGGGGGACACGCCCGAGAAGCGCAGGCCCTTGGCCTCCAGCCGCTCGCGATAGGCCATGTTGACCTCGTAGCGGTGGCGGTGGCGCTCCGAGATCTGATCGGACCCGTAAATCTGGGCGATCTTGGACTCGGGGTCGAGCTTCGCCTCGTAGGCGCCGAGCCGCATCGTGCCGCCGAGATCGCCGGCCGCCGCGCGCCGCTCCAGCTCGTTGCCGCGCAGCCACTCGGTGAGCAGGCCGACCACCGGCTCGGCGGTGTCGCCGAACTCCGTGGAGTTGGCCTCCGGCATCCCGGCCAGCGAGCGGGCCGCCTCGATCACCGCCATCTGCATGCCGAAGCAGATGCCGAGATAGGGGATGCGCTTCTCGCGGGCGTAGCGGGCCGCGCGGATCTTGCCCTCGGCCCCGCGCTGGCCGAAGCCGCCCGGCACGAGGATCCCGTTGAGGCCTTCGAGGAAAGGCGCCGGATCCTCGCGCTCGAACACCTCGGCCTCGATCCACTCGAGATTGACCTTCACCCGGTGGCTGATGCCCCCGTGGGTCAGCGCCTCGGTCAGCGACTTGTAGGCGTCCTTCAGCCCCGTGTACTTACCCACGATGGCGATCGAGACCTCGCCCTCGGGATTGCGCACGCGCTCGGCGATGGTCTGCCAGCGGCCGAGATCCGGCTCCTCGCCGTGCTCCAGGCCGAAATGGCCGAGCACCTCCCGGTCGAGGCCCGCGGTCCGATAGGAGAGCGGCACCTCGTAGATCGAGGCCACGTCGAGGGCCTCGATGACCGCGGTCTGGCGGACGTTGCAGAACAGCGCGAGCTTGCGCCGCTCGTCCATCGGGATCGGCCGGTCGCAGCGGCAGAGCAGGATGTCGGGCTGGATGCCGATCGAGCGCAGCTCCTTCACGGAGTGCTGGGTCGGCTTGGTCTTCAGCTCGCCGGCGGACGGGATGTAGGGCAGCAGCGTCAGGTGGACGTAGCAGCAGGTGCCCCGCGGCAGCTCCTGCCCGAGCTGCCGGATCGCCTCGAAGAACGGCAGGCCCTCGATGTCGCCGACCGTGCCGCCGATCTCCACCAGCACGAAGTCGAAGCTGTCGTTGCCGTCGAGGACGAAGTCCTTGATCGCGTTGGTGACGTGCGGGATCACCTGGATCGTGGCGCCGAGGTAGTCGCCGCGGCGCTCCTTGGCGATGATGTCCTGGTAGATCCGGCCCGTCGTGATGTTGTCGGCCCGGCTCGCCGGAACGCCGGTGAAGCGCTCGTAATGCCCGAGGTCGAGGTCGGTCTCGGCACCGTCGTCGGTGACGAACACCTCGCCGTGCTGCGTCGGGCTCATCGTGCCCGGATCGACGTTCAGGTAGGGGTCGAGCTTGCGCATCCGGACCCGGTAGCCGCGGGCCTGGAGGACCGCCGCCAGGGCCGCCGAGGCGAGGCCCTTGCCGAGGGAGGAGACCACGCCGCCGGTGATGAAAACGTACCGCGTCATGGGCCTCGGTCCATAAAGAAGCTGCTGGCATTTGCCAAACGAAGCGGGCCCCGGCCCGCGCATGGGCTGGGGATCGCGGAACGCATGGCGTGGACCGGCCAAGCGCCGGTCCGTCGGGACAAGGGTCGGACGCTGCGCCGCCGGCGGCGCGCGCCGTCAGCGCGACTGCGGCGCTTCCGGAACCGCCGGCTGCGCGGGAGACGACGGAGCCGGTGCCGGCTGAGCCGGGGCGTTCGCGGGCGCCCGGTCCTGCTGCTGACGCAGCGTGTCGAGCAGGTTGTCGGCACCGGTCGGCTGCTTGGCCGGCTGGCCGGAGGTCTGCGGCGCGCCGGTGTCGAGGATCGACTTCGGCGCCGCCGAGCGGTGCGACAGGATCGCGAGGGTCAGGCTGGTGGCGAAGAACAGGGCCGCCAGGATCGCGGTGGCCCGCGTCAGGGCGTTGGCCTGGCCGCGGCCGGTCATGAACCCGCCGACGCCGCCACCGCCGCCACCGCCGCCGAGCCCGAGTCCGCCCTCGGAGCGCTGGAGCAGCACGACGCCGATCAGCGCGAGCACGATGATGAGGTGGACGACGATCAGGACGGTCTGCATCGGTGTTCCGGGATCTTCTTCAGCGCCGCGCGCCGGCAGCGGGCACCGGAAGACGAACGCACGAGGGCCGGGGCCCGCGATCGTCCACGAACCACCCCGACGCACGGGCGTGCGGCGGGGGCTTCGGGGGACGCTTCGGGCGGACCGGCCGGAATTCGGCGACGGCATACACCACCGGTCGCCCGCCGCCAACCTGACGCGCGCGGCCGACTGTCCGCTCCGACCCTCGCCTTCGTCGGCGCACCGTGCTCTCTGCCGGGGCAGGGCGGCCGACCGAACGCGCCGCCCGGTCCGGGAGGCAAGCCATGTCCGTGTCACGCCGTGCGGCGCTCGCCGCCGCCATCGCCGCACCCGTCCTGATCCGCCCGGGCTTCGGCTCCGCGGCCGGAACCGATCCCTCCGCCCGGGGCGCCACGGTCGAGCTGGCGGTCGACGCCCTCACCAAGGCTCTCCTTGCCGCCGACGGTCCGGCCCTCGACGCCCTGACCCTCGACGGGCTGAGCTACGGCCATTCCAGCGGTCAGGTGCAGGACAAGGCGGCCTTCATCGAGACGCTGACCAGCAAGCGCTCGACATTCCCGAGCATCACCCTGTCGGACCGCTCCGTCTCGGTGGTCGGCGACGACGCCATCGCGCGCCACGTCTTCACCGGCGAGGTGGTCTCGGGCGGCAAGACGTCGCCGGTCCATATCGGCGTGATGCAGGTCTGGCACAGCGACGGCGGCCGCTGGCGGCTGCTCGCCCGGCAGGCCTTCAAGATCTGACGGTCGCGCGGCGCCTCTGTCGCGCCGCGCGCAGCCAGGCTTCGCGGGCCCGCGCTCAGGCGTAGGCGGCGCAGATCCCCAGGAAGTCTCCCGCCACGAGGCTCGCGCCGCCCACGAGCGCGCCGTCGACGTTGTCCACCGACAGGAGTTCCTTGGCGTTCCCGGGCTTCACCGAGCCGCCGTAGAGGATGCGGATCTTCTGCGCCTCGTCGCCGACGAGCTTGTCGAGCATCTCCCGCAGGGAAGCGTGGACCTCGGCGATGTCGCGCGGCGTCGGCGTCCGCCCGGAGCCGATCGCCCAGACCGGCTCGTAGGCGATCACCGTGTCGGCCGCCGTCGCGCCCTTCGGCAGGCCGATGGCGAGCTGGGCGCGGACGATGTCGAGGGCGCGGCCCTGCTCGCGCTCCTCGATGGTCTCGCCGACGCAGACGATGCCGCACAGGCCGGCGCGGCGGGCGCCCAGCGCCTTGGCGTGGACCCCGTCGTCGGTCTCGTGGTGGTAGGCCCGGCGCTCGGAATGGCCGACGATCACGTACTTGGCGCCGAGATCGGCGAGCATCTCGGCCGAGATCGAGCCCGTGAAGGCGCCGCTCGGCCGGGCGTGCAGGTTCTGGCCGCCGATCGCGATCGGCGATCCGGCCGCCGCCGCCACGCAGGATCCGATCAGCGTCGCAGGCGGGCAGATCAGCACGTCGATGCGCGACGCGAGGTCCGGCGAGAGCCCGTCGCGAATCGCCTCGACAACCTGGATGGATGCCCGGGTCCCGTTCATCTTCCAGTTGCCAGCGACAAGCGGCTTGCGCCCAGACTGCGTCATTCCTGCCCTCGCTCCGCCGCGGCTTTCTCGAAGTCGCCGGGGCCTACCAGAGCGAGCTTGAGCGTGCAAACGGCCGGGACCGCCCGAGCCTTTGCCTGTGGACGCGAATGGTCTATCGCGGTCGGCTCTCAGGGACAGCGCCGGCCCGGTGACGGGGCGGCTGCCGAAGGTACTCGATCACAGACCATGCTTCAGGGCATCCGCAACGCCAGCCAGCACTGGCTCGGCAAGATCGTCTTGACGATCATCTTCACGCTGCTGATCGCCGGTGTCGGCATCTTCGGGGTGGAGGAGTTCTTCCGCGGCGGCGCGAGCAACAAGGTGGCCACGGTCGGCAGCACGCCGATCACGGCCGAGCAGGTGCGCCAAGCCTACCAGAACCAGCTGCAGCGCTATCAGACCCAGCTGAAGCGTCCGCTGACGCCCGACCAGGCGCGGATGCTCGGCCTGGACCGGCAGGTGATGTCCCAGCTGATCACCGAGGCCGCCCTCGATCAGAAGACCCACGATCTCGGCCTCACGGTGCCGGATTCCTCGGTGATCAAGGCGATCCACGAGGAGAAGAGCTTCCAGAACCAGCAGGGTCAGTTCGAGCCGCAACTCTTCTACCAGACCCTGCAGCGCGCCGGCCTCAACGAGGCCCTGTTCGTGCGCGAGCAGCGCTCTGTGATCGCCCGCCTCCAGCTGGCCGAGGCAGTGTCGTCGGACCTGCACGTGCCGCTCGCCATGCGGGAGGCCGTCCATCGCTACACCACCGAGCGCCGCGCGGCCGCCTACCTGATGCTGACGCCCTCGGTGGCCGGCCAGATCCCCGAGCCGACGGACGACGAGCTGAAGACCTGGTACGAGGCCAACAAGTCCGGCTTCCGGGCGCCGGAGTTCCGGGCGGCCAACCTCCTCGTTGTCGAGCCCGAGGCGATGGCGAAGCCCGACGCGATCACCGAGGCCGACGCCCGCGCCGCCTACGCGCTGAACAAGGACCGCTACGGCACGCCCGAGAAGCGCACGATCCAGCAGATCGTGTTCCCCGACGCGGCCGCCGCCGAGGCGGCCCGCAAGGCGATCACGGACGGCTCCAAGACCTTCGACGCGGCAGCGGCCGAGCGCGGCACCGACGAGAAGGACCTGACCCTCGGCACGCTGACCAAGAGCGAGCTGTTCGACAAGGCCGTCGCCGACGCCGCCTTCGCGCTGCCCGAGGGCGGCGTGAGCCAGCCGGTCCAGGGCCGGTTCGGCACCGTGCTGCTGCGCGTGACCAAGATCGAGGCCGGGACGGTGAAGCCGTTCGAGGCGGTGGACGGCGAGATCCGCAAGGCCCTCGCCCTGGCCCGCGCCCGCGACGCCATGGAGACCACCCGCGACGCGATCGAGGACCAGCGGGCCGGCGCCAAGCCGCTGGCCGACATCGCGGCCGAGCGCGGCCTCAAGGTCGTCGCCGTGAAGGCGGTGGACGTGAACGGCAAGGGGCCTGACGGGCAGCGCATCGCCGACATCCCGGACCCCGAGACCACCCTGCCGGCCCTGTTCCGCGCCGAGATCGGCGGCGACAACGAGCCCCTGCGGACCAAGACCGGCGGTTACGTCTGGTACGACGTCACGGGTATCGACGCCGCCCACGACAAGCCCCTCGACGAGGTCAAGGACGGCGTGAAGGCCGGCTGGACCGCGACCGAGATCGCCAAGCGCCTCCAGGCCAAGGGCCGCGAGCTCGTCGAGAAGATCAACAAGGGCGAGACCATGGAGGCCGCCGCCCAGGAGGTCGGCGTCAACCTGCAGGAGGCGCAGGATCTCGCCCGCAACCAGGCCAAGGACATGCTCACGGCCGACGTCGTGAACCTGATCTTCGCGACCCCGGTGGGTAAGGCCGGCACGGCGGCCGCGGGCGATTCGCGGGCGGTCTTCAAGGTCACGGCGGCGACGGTGCCGGCCTTCGTGGCCGACAGCCCGAGCGACAAGCAGATCACGCAGAGCTTCCAGGCGGCGCTCGCCGACGACGTGCTGTCCGAGTACATCAGCGAGGTCCAGAAGAACGCCGGCGTGAAGGTCGATCCGGCGGCCCTGCGGCGCGCCATCGGCGGCGAGTACTGAGGCATGGCCGACGCGCCCGATTACGCGGCCTTCGCGGCGCGCTACGAGGCCG from Methylobacterium oryzae includes the following:
- a CDS encoding nuclear transport factor 2 family protein; this encodes MSVSRRAALAAAIAAPVLIRPGFGSAAGTDPSARGATVELAVDALTKALLAADGPALDALTLDGLSYGHSSGQVQDKAAFIETLTSKRSTFPSITLSDRSVSVVGDDAIARHVFTGEVVSGGKTSPVHIGVMQVWHSDGGRWRLLARQAFKI
- the secG gene encoding preprotein translocase subunit SecG — encoded protein: MQTVLIVVHLIIVLALIGVVLLQRSEGGLGLGGGGGGGGVGGFMTGRGQANALTRATAILAALFFATSLTLAILSHRSAAPKSILDTGAPQTSGQPAKQPTGADNLLDTLRQQQDRAPANAPAQPAPAPSSPAQPAVPEAPQSR
- the tpiA gene encoding triose-phosphate isomerase, producing the protein MTQSGRKPLVAGNWKMNGTRASIQVVEAIRDGLSPDLASRIDVLICPPATLIGSCVAAAAGSPIAIGGQNLHARPSGAFTGSISAEMLADLGAKYVIVGHSERRAYHHETDDGVHAKALGARRAGLCGIVCVGETIEEREQGRALDIVRAQLAIGLPKGATAADTVIAYEPVWAIGSGRTPTPRDIAEVHASLREMLDKLVGDEAQKIRILYGGSVKPGNAKELLSVDNVDGALVGGASLVAGDFLGICAAYA
- a CDS encoding DNA polymerase III subunit chi; translated protein: MTEILFYHMQRQPLEKVLPNLVERSLDRGWQAAIQAASEERLQALDDHLWTYSDESFLPHGTDREPDAASQPVVLTLRDVNPNTASIRFLVEGADLPPDAGQYERICILFDGTDQDALLRAREQWKQAKDAGHAVAYWQQDESGRWNKKA
- a CDS encoding peptidylprolyl isomerase, translating into MLQGIRNASQHWLGKIVLTIIFTLLIAGVGIFGVEEFFRGGASNKVATVGSTPITAEQVRQAYQNQLQRYQTQLKRPLTPDQARMLGLDRQVMSQLITEAALDQKTHDLGLTVPDSSVIKAIHEEKSFQNQQGQFEPQLFYQTLQRAGLNEALFVREQRSVIARLQLAEAVSSDLHVPLAMREAVHRYTTERRAAAYLMLTPSVAGQIPEPTDDELKTWYEANKSGFRAPEFRAANLLVVEPEAMAKPDAITEADARAAYALNKDRYGTPEKRTIQQIVFPDAAAAEAARKAITDGSKTFDAAAAERGTDEKDLTLGTLTKSELFDKAVADAAFALPEGGVSQPVQGRFGTVLLRVTKIEAGTVKPFEAVDGEIRKALALARARDAMETTRDAIEDQRAGAKPLADIAAERGLKVVAVKAVDVNGKGPDGQRIADIPDPETTLPALFRAEIGGDNEPLRTKTGGYVWYDVTGIDAAHDKPLDEVKDGVKAGWTATEIAKRLQAKGRELVEKINKGETMEAAAQEVGVNLQEAQDLARNQAKDMLTADVVNLIFATPVGKAGTAAAGDSRAVFKVTAATVPAFVADSPSDKQITQSFQAALADDVLSEYISEVQKNAGVKVDPAALRRAIGGEY
- a CDS encoding CTP synthase is translated as MTRYVFITGGVVSSLGKGLASAALAAVLQARGYRVRMRKLDPYLNVDPGTMSPTQHGEVFVTDDGAETDLDLGHYERFTGVPASRADNITTGRIYQDIIAKERRGDYLGATIQVIPHVTNAIKDFVLDGNDSFDFVLVEIGGTVGDIEGLPFFEAIRQLGQELPRGTCCYVHLTLLPYIPSAGELKTKPTQHSVKELRSIGIQPDILLCRCDRPIPMDERRKLALFCNVRQTAVIEALDVASIYEVPLSYRTAGLDREVLGHFGLEHGEEPDLGRWQTIAERVRNPEGEVSIAIVGKYTGLKDAYKSLTEALTHGGISHRVKVNLEWIEAEVFEREDPAPFLEGLNGILVPGGFGQRGAEGKIRAARYAREKRIPYLGICFGMQMAVIEAARSLAGMPEANSTEFGDTAEPVVGLLTEWLRGNELERRAAAGDLGGTMRLGAYEAKLDPESKIAQIYGSDQISERHRHRYEVNMAYRERLEAKGLRFSGVSPDGLLPETVEHVGHPWFIGVQFHPELKSRPFEPHPLFKGFVGAAIEQSRLV